One Triticum dicoccoides isolate Atlit2015 ecotype Zavitan chromosome 5B, WEW_v2.0, whole genome shotgun sequence genomic window carries:
- the LOC119307552 gene encoding octanoyltransferase LIP2p2, chloroplastic-like: MVPAAMAVSAPFCHGVLPFPAAARGSSARSRGGRLGLAEGCCSGPIAAAAPVTGAARVGRRCELFDLHRQIVPYVDSWGWQKSIVERRKALVGIDTDTDEDHSDTLIALQHPPVYTLGNGNDEKYLNFNIEDSPIEIHRIDRAGQVTYHGPGQLVLYPIINLRYQKKDLVWYQRSLEGVIIRALQSAFSIKASRIEGLTGVWVGEQKVAAIGIMCARWIVYHGLALNVTTDLTPFQHIVPCGIKGRGVGSIKQILQKASNGTELNDAELMDIAYESLIKEFAEFFQLSLEPSPDLRL, encoded by the exons ATGGTTCCTGCAGCCATGGCGGTCTCCGCCCCGTTCTGCCACGGCGTCCTGCCCTTCCCGGCCGCAGCCAGGGgctcctcggcgcgctcccgagggGGGAGGCTGGGCCTCGCCGAAGGCTGCTGCTCCGGCCCTATCGCCGCCGCGGCCCCAGTCACAGGTGCCGCCCGCGTCGGCAGGAG GTGTGAGCTCTTTGATCTCCATCGGCAGATAGTTCCTTATGTTGATTCGTGGGGTTGGCAGAAGTCCATTGTTGAGAGGAGGAAAGCGTTGGTAGGCATAGACACCGACACAGATGAAGATCACTCGGACACCTTAATCGCACTGCAACATCCACCGGTCTATACATTGGGCAACGGCAACGACGAGAAGTACCTCAATTTCAATATAGAAGATTCTCCTATTGAGATTCATCGTATTGATCGTGCTGGGCAGGTGACATATCATGGTCCTGGACAG CTTGTTCTGTACCCGATTATCAATTTGCGGTATCAGAAGAAGGATCTTGTCTGGTACCAAAGATCACTTGAAGGTGTGATCATTCGTGCCCTTCAGTCTGCATTCTCTATTAAGGCATCAAGAATAGAAGGCCTCACTGGTGTCTGGGTTG GTGAGCAGAAAGTTGCAGCTATTGGAATTATGTGTGCAAGATGGATAGTATATCATGGTCTAGCGCTAAATGTCACAACTGACCTAACCCCTTTTCAACACATTGTTCCCTGCGGCATAAAGGGCCGTGGTGTTGGTAGCATTAAGCAGATATTACAGAAGGCTTCCAATGGTACAGAACTTAATGATGCAGAGCTAATGGATATAGCTTATGAATCATTGATCAAAGAGTTTGCtgagtttttccagctctctctggAACCCAGCCCTGATTTGCGTCTTTAG